From the genome of Antennarius striatus isolate MH-2024 chromosome 19, ASM4005453v1, whole genome shotgun sequence, one region includes:
- the ccn2a gene encoding CCN family member 2a, whose product MSAGMKKMILMPFLCVLLSYMAAAQECSNQCSCPATPPQCPPGVSLVLDGCGCCRVCAKQMGELCTEKDLCDPHKGLYCDFGAPINRRIGVCTARDGATCVFGGMVYKSGETFQSSCKYQCTCLDGAVGCVPLCSMDIRLPSPDCPMPRRVKVPGKCCEEWECDSPYRHSFMGSALAAYREEETYGPDLSMMRENCLVQTTEWSACSKTCGLGISTRVTNDNRECRLEKQTRLCMVRPCESQLEQSIRKGKKCIRTPRVSKPMKFEISGCTTTKSYRPKFCGVCLDGRCCTPHRTTTLPMEFKCPDGQVMKKHMMFIKSCACHHNCPGENDIFESMYYKKMMGDMA is encoded by the exons ATGTCTGCTGGAATGAAGAAAATGATTTTGATGCCTTTCCTGTGCGTCCTGCTCTCATATATG GCTGCAGCTCAGGAGTGCAGCAACCAGTGTTCATGTCCTGCGACACCCCCTCAGTGCCCCCCAGGAGTGAGCCTGGTGCTGGATGGCTGCGGATGCTGCAGGGTGTGCGCCAAACAGATGGGAGAGCTCTGCACTGAAAAAGATCTCTGTGACCCACACAAAGGTCTTTACTGTGACTTTGGAGCCCCCATCAACAGACGTATCGGAGTGTGCACAG CCCGAGACGGAGCCACCTGTGTGTTCGGAGGAATGGTGTACAAGAGCGGAGAGACCTTCCAGAGCAGCTGCAAGTACCAGTGTACCTGTTTGGATGGAGCCGTGGGATGTGTCCCTCTGTGCTCCATGGACATCCGGCTGCCCAGCCCAGACTGTCCCATGCCAAGACGGGTCAAGGTGCCAGGGAAGTGCTGCGAGGAGTGGGAGTGTGACTCTCCCTACAGACACAGCTTCATGGGCTCTGCTTTAGCCG CCTACAGAGAGGAGGAAACCTACGGCCCCGATCTCTCAATGATGAGGGAGAATTGCCTGGTTCAGACTACTGAATGGAGTGCATGCTCAAAGACCTGTGGCCTCGGGATCTCCACCAGGGTCACCAATGACAATCGCGAATGCCGCTTGGAGAAACAGACTCGGTTGTGTATGGTTCGTCCATGCGAGTCCCAGCTGGAGCAGAGCATTCGG AAAGGGAAAAAGTGCATCCGTACTCCCAGAGTCTCCAAGCCCATGAAGTTTGAGATTTCTGGCTGCACCACCACCAAGTCCTACAGGCCAAAGTTCTGTGGCGTCTGTCTCGACGGCCGCTGctgcaccccccacagaaccacCACTCTGCCCATGGAGTTCAAATGCCCCGACGGGCAGGTGATGAAGAAGCACATGATGTTCATTAAGTCCTGCGCCTGCCACCACAACTGCCCCGGAGAAAACGACATCTTCGAGTCCATGTATTACAAGAAGATGATGGGAGACATGGCGTGA
- the LOC137613451 gene encoding chromogranin-A-like isoform X2, translating into MIGRGLFVLTMLSNCVLSLPLITGQLENEDVKLTKCIVEALTEVISRPHPLPVSQECLVKLKTDDRIVSILHHQNFLKELQEIALQGHKERAQLQIDAGIPDPTTSTLQTADRSMVEALGGPGERSILSQKSMTRYGNGGGEKDDSLGDEASQEAADNAEEEEVKREDDKKTRGHIFESGHESHESKAEKSEEDEEENEKKRGTSKSSEENMTKDNKDAGSGEKSDAPRHKSKKKFKEDNKVETDKRSALVLHNQHEKPDEKEGKGDEKKRGSRESLVHWAKRGKALKKGDEKEAQQFNSQEEVPHHSKEVSEEEEEKMKRNMHKSPEEKELQTIARRGPEERRGLEEEGSASRRSEEPEIESLATIESELENVAQRLHNLRQG; encoded by the exons atgatcgGGAGAGGACTGTTCGTTCTGACAATGCTGTCCAACTGCG TTCTGTCATTGCCACTGATCACAGGTCAGCTGGAGAATGAAGACGTAAAG TTGACGAAATGCATTGTGGAGGCATTGACAGAGGTAATATCAAGGCCCCACCCTTTACCTGTCAGTCAGGAGTGTCTGGTCAAGCTGAAGACAG ATGACAGGATTGTTTCTATCCTTCATCATCAGAACTTtctgaaggagctgcaggagatTGCTCTTCAGG GTCATAAAGAGAGAGCTCAGCTGCAGATCGATGCTGGTATACCTGACCCAACAACATCGACTCTTCAGACTGCAG ATCGATCCATGGTGGAGGCTTTGGGAGGCCCCGGTGAAAGATCCATCCTGTCTCAGAAAAGTATGACAAGATATGGAAATGGAGGCGGAGAGAAGGATGACAGTCTGGGAGATGAAGCCTCACAAGAGGCCGCTGACAatgctgaagaggaggaagtgaagagGGAGGATGACAAGAAGACAAGAGGTCACATCTTTGAGTCTGGGCATGAGTCACATGAGAGCAAGGCAGAAaagagtgaggaagatgaggaagagaatgaaaagaagagAGGGACGTCAAAGAGTTCAGAGGAAAACATGACCAAGGATAACAAAG ATGCTGGATCTGGTGAAAAGAGTGATGCACCAAGACACAAGTCCAAGAAGAAGTTTAAAGAAGACAACAAAGTGGAGACAGACAAAAGATCTGCACTTGTCTTGCATAACCAACATGAGAAACCAGATGAAAAGGAAGGAAAGGGGGatgaaaaaaagagagggagtAGGGAGAGCTTAGTGCACTGGGCCAAGAGGGGGAAGGCACTGAAGAAAGGAGATGAAAAGGAGGCACAACAGTTCAATAGCCAGGAGGAAGTGCCACATCATTCAAAAGAGGtatcagaggaagaggaggagaagatgaaaAGGAACATGCACAAGAGTCCAGAGGAGAAGGAGCTGCAGACAATAGCTAGAAGAGGAcctgaggagaggagggggttggaggaggaggggagcgCCAGCCGGAGGTCAGAG GAGCCGGAGATAGAAAGCCTCGCAACCATTGAGTCAGAGCTGGAAAACGTTGCCCAGAGACTCCACAATCTGCGGCAAGGATGA
- the LOC137613451 gene encoding chromogranin-A-like isoform X1, protein MIGRGLFVLTMLSNCVLSLPLITGQLENEDVKLTKCIVEALTEVISRPHPLPVSQECLVKLKTDDRIVSILHHQNFLKELQEIALQGHKERAQLQIDAGIPDPTTSTLQTAGNLPDRSMVEALGGPGERSILSQKSMTRYGNGGGEKDDSLGDEASQEAADNAEEEEVKREDDKKTRGHIFESGHESHESKAEKSEEDEEENEKKRGTSKSSEENMTKDNKDAGSGEKSDAPRHKSKKKFKEDNKVETDKRSALVLHNQHEKPDEKEGKGDEKKRGSRESLVHWAKRGKALKKGDEKEAQQFNSQEEVPHHSKEVSEEEEEKMKRNMHKSPEEKELQTIARRGPEERRGLEEEGSASRRSEEPEIESLATIESELENVAQRLHNLRQG, encoded by the exons atgatcgGGAGAGGACTGTTCGTTCTGACAATGCTGTCCAACTGCG TTCTGTCATTGCCACTGATCACAGGTCAGCTGGAGAATGAAGACGTAAAG TTGACGAAATGCATTGTGGAGGCATTGACAGAGGTAATATCAAGGCCCCACCCTTTACCTGTCAGTCAGGAGTGTCTGGTCAAGCTGAAGACAG ATGACAGGATTGTTTCTATCCTTCATCATCAGAACTTtctgaaggagctgcaggagatTGCTCTTCAGG GTCATAAAGAGAGAGCTCAGCTGCAGATCGATGCTGGTATACCTGACCCAACAACATCGACTCTTCAGACTGCAGGTAATCTTCCTG ATCGATCCATGGTGGAGGCTTTGGGAGGCCCCGGTGAAAGATCCATCCTGTCTCAGAAAAGTATGACAAGATATGGAAATGGAGGCGGAGAGAAGGATGACAGTCTGGGAGATGAAGCCTCACAAGAGGCCGCTGACAatgctgaagaggaggaagtgaagagGGAGGATGACAAGAAGACAAGAGGTCACATCTTTGAGTCTGGGCATGAGTCACATGAGAGCAAGGCAGAAaagagtgaggaagatgaggaagagaatgaaaagaagagAGGGACGTCAAAGAGTTCAGAGGAAAACATGACCAAGGATAACAAAG ATGCTGGATCTGGTGAAAAGAGTGATGCACCAAGACACAAGTCCAAGAAGAAGTTTAAAGAAGACAACAAAGTGGAGACAGACAAAAGATCTGCACTTGTCTTGCATAACCAACATGAGAAACCAGATGAAAAGGAAGGAAAGGGGGatgaaaaaaagagagggagtAGGGAGAGCTTAGTGCACTGGGCCAAGAGGGGGAAGGCACTGAAGAAAGGAGATGAAAAGGAGGCACAACAGTTCAATAGCCAGGAGGAAGTGCCACATCATTCAAAAGAGGtatcagaggaagaggaggagaagatgaaaAGGAACATGCACAAGAGTCCAGAGGAGAAGGAGCTGCAGACAATAGCTAGAAGAGGAcctgaggagaggagggggttggaggaggaggggagcgCCAGCCGGAGGTCAGAG GAGCCGGAGATAGAAAGCCTCGCAACCATTGAGTCAGAGCTGGAAAACGTTGCCCAGAGACTCCACAATCTGCGGCAAGGATGA